A single genomic interval of Spinacia oleracea cultivar Varoflay chromosome 6, BTI_SOV_V1, whole genome shotgun sequence harbors:
- the LOC110800771 gene encoding late embryogenesis abundant protein Lea5 yields the protein MARSLSNAKVFFNLVAENVSIASQRRGYAAASQGVAGIGGSEKKLTKEEIGRSAEKSWIPDPVTGYYRPANRAVEIDVAELREIFLKQKITSH from the exons ATGGCTCGCTCTCTTTCTAACGCTAAGGTCTTCTTCAACCTTGTTGCTGAAAATGTCTCCATTGCTTCTCAAAG GCGAGGATACGCTGCAGCGTCACAAGGGGTTGCAGGGATAGGTGGAAGCGAGAAGAAATTGACCAAAGAAGAGATCGGACGGTCAGCAGAGAAGTCGTGGATCCCGGATCCAGTAACTGGATACTACAGGCCGGCTAATCGTGCGGTTGAGATTGATGTTGCTGAGCTCCGTGAAATATTCCTCAAGCAGAAGATTACATCTCACTAG
- the LOC110800766 gene encoding U1 small nuclear ribonucleoprotein A, producing MAETANPGSDVPANQTIYINNLNEKIKLEELKKSLNAVFSQFGKIREVLAFKTLKHKGQGWVVFEEVSSATNALRQMQGFPFYDKPMRIQYAKTKSDVIAKADGTFVPREKRKRHEERGKKRREQHDATQTAAGMNYAGAYGVAPPLSQIPYMGAKPIVPELPAAPNNILFVQNLPHDATTLMLSVLFRQYPGFKEVRMVEAKPGIAFVEYENEMQSTVAMNALQNFKMVGDNDMLITYAKK from the exons ATGGCAGAAACGGCAAACCCTGGAAGTGATGTTCCTGCTAATCAAACTATCTATATCAACAATCTCAACGAAAAAATTAAGCTCGAGG AGTTGAAGAAGTCTCTAAACGCTGTGTTTTCTCAATTCGGGAAGATTAGGGAGGTATTAGCATTCAAGACATTGAAACACAAAGGTCAAGGTTGGGTTGTTTTTGAAGAGGTTTCTTCAGCTACCAATGCGCTTCGCCAAATGCAAGGGTTTCCTTTTTATGATAAACCTATG AGAATACAATATGCAAAGACCAAGTCAGATGTAATTGCAAAAGCTGATGGTACTTTTGTTCCTCGAGAAAAACGAAAGAGACACGAGGAGAGAG GTAAGAAGCGGAGGGAACAACATGATGCTACTCAAACAGCTGCGGGCATGAACTATGCGGGAGCATATGGCGTAGCTCCTcct CTTTCACAGATCCCATATATGGGTGCAAAACCGATTGTCCCAGAGCTCCCAGCTGCACCAAATAACATACTTTTTGTTCAGAATCTTCCGCATGATGCAACTACATTGATGCTGTCGGTGTTGTTTAGACAATATCCTGGCTTCAAGGAGGTGCGTATGGTAGAAGCAAAGCCCGGTATTGCATTCGTGGAGTATGAAAATGAAATGCAATCAACAGTTGCAATGAACGCCCTCCAGAATTTTAAGATGGTTGGAGATAATGATATGTTAATTACATACGCAAAGAAATAG